A genomic region of Kribbella sp. NBC_00382 contains the following coding sequences:
- a CDS encoding LLM class flavin-dependent oxidoreductase, whose translation MTNRAFRFGVVGSANRGPEEWQQTVRRAAGLGYSTVLMPDGLQLLSPFPTLAVAATVADIRVGTFVAAAPLRPARTAAWDAHTLSVLTNGRFDFGIGTGRPQAEQQVNEVGLPWGTAKERRDQVTETLDQLAKLDGDQHTPIMLASGGPKSLALAAARADIVSLAKPATAPREELRQLAQDLRELAGPRADHIELAMNLFAAGTTELPAWSKQATGLDPAELENSGSLMLLRGTPQEMADELQRRRDEFGASYITVNTDYLDELAPVVEMLNGR comes from the coding sequence ATGACGAACAGGGCATTCCGGTTCGGTGTGGTGGGCAGTGCCAACCGTGGCCCCGAGGAGTGGCAGCAGACCGTACGCCGGGCCGCCGGGCTCGGGTACTCGACAGTGCTGATGCCGGACGGCTTGCAGCTGCTGTCGCCCTTCCCCACGCTCGCAGTAGCCGCCACTGTGGCCGACATCCGCGTCGGGACCTTCGTAGCGGCCGCACCCCTGCGGCCGGCTCGTACAGCCGCCTGGGACGCGCACACGCTCTCCGTACTGACCAACGGCCGGTTCGACTTCGGTATCGGCACCGGGCGCCCCCAGGCCGAGCAGCAGGTCAACGAGGTCGGCCTGCCGTGGGGGACGGCCAAGGAGCGGCGGGACCAGGTGACCGAGACGCTGGACCAGTTAGCGAAGCTCGACGGCGACCAGCACACCCCGATCATGCTCGCGTCCGGTGGGCCGAAGTCGCTCGCACTGGCCGCCGCCCGCGCCGACATCGTCTCGCTGGCCAAGCCCGCGACGGCACCCCGCGAGGAGCTGCGGCAGCTCGCACAGGACCTCCGCGAGTTGGCCGGCCCGCGTGCGGACCACATCGAGCTGGCGATGAACCTGTTCGCCGCCGGTACCACCGAACTGCCCGCGTGGAGCAAGCAGGCGACCGGCCTGGACCCCGCCGAGCTGGAGAACAGCGGCTCGCTGATGCTGCTCCGCGGCACCCCACAGGAGATGGCCGACGAACTCCAGCGCCGGCGGGACGAGTTCGGGGCGTCGTACATCACCGTCAACACCGACTACCTCGACGAGCTCGCCCCTGTAGTCGAGATGCTCAACGGCAGGTAA
- the ygfZ gene encoding CAF17-like 4Fe-4S cluster assembly/insertion protein YgfZ, translating to MSLTRSPLLDLPGAVEADGLDAGVAAHYGSDLREQRALVAGKGFVDRSNRDVVTITGPDRLTWLHAITSQYFEGLRPGTSTTALLLSPTGHVEHAMYGVDDGETFWLHTEPGAAAPLVEWLQKMVFMSRVEIKDVTADYAIVWRPGAAPAEGPLTRSGQDSLGGHEVFLPRQELSALEGPAAGVWAYEALRIEAGAPRLGLDMDERAIPNELGWLGVGVHLDKGCYRGQETVARVHNLGRPPRRLVRLHLDGSVDHLPAHGYAVRVGDKQVGFIGSAARHHEYGPIALALIKRNVDPEAVLEVVAEDQPTVTATQELLVDPEVGLHVRARL from the coding sequence ATGTCATTGACGCGCAGCCCCCTGCTGGACCTCCCAGGCGCCGTCGAGGCCGACGGACTGGACGCCGGGGTTGCCGCGCACTACGGCTCCGACCTGCGCGAGCAGCGGGCCCTGGTCGCCGGCAAGGGCTTCGTAGACCGCTCCAACCGCGACGTAGTCACCATCACCGGCCCTGACCGGCTCACCTGGCTACACGCGATCACCAGCCAGTACTTCGAGGGGCTGCGGCCAGGCACCTCGACCACTGCCCTCCTGCTGTCGCCCACAGGCCACGTCGAGCACGCCATGTACGGGGTAGACGACGGCGAGACCTTCTGGCTCCACACCGAGCCCGGCGCCGCAGCCCCGCTCGTCGAGTGGCTGCAGAAGATGGTCTTCATGTCCCGCGTCGAGATCAAGGACGTCACCGCCGACTACGCCATCGTCTGGCGTCCGGGCGCAGCACCTGCAGAAGGTCCGTTGACGCGCAGTGGGCAGGACTCACTGGGTGGACATGAAGTGTTTCTTCCCAGGCAAGAGCTCAGTGCGCTTGAAGGACCCGCTGCGGGTGTCTGGGCGTACGAGGCGCTGCGGATCGAGGCTGGTGCGCCGCGGCTCGGGCTGGACATGGATGAGCGTGCGATCCCGAACGAGCTCGGCTGGCTCGGGGTTGGCGTGCACCTGGACAAGGGCTGCTACCGCGGTCAGGAGACGGTCGCCCGCGTGCACAACCTGGGCCGTCCGCCGCGGCGGCTCGTCCGGCTGCACCTGGATGGGTCAGTCGACCACCTGCCGGCGCACGGGTACGCAGTACGGGTGGGGGACAAGCAGGTCGGGTTCATCGGCTCTGCGGCGCGCCACCACGAGTACGGGCCGATCGCGCTCGCGCTGATCAAGCGCAACGTGGACCCGGAGGCTGTGCTCGAGGTCGTCGCCGAGGACCAGCCGACGGTCACCGCCACGCAGGAGCTGCTCGTCGACCCCGAGGTCGGCCTGCACGTCCGCGCCCGGCTCTGA
- a CDS encoding asparaginase: protein MTEPVLLADVVRSGFVEGHHRGSVVVTAPDGSVEWSAGVIDQPMFPRSSNKPMQALGMLRNGLELDGELLALAGASHSGESFHLDGVRRILAGAGLDESALRTPPAYPIDDQARDEWVRAGHGLDRITMNCSGKHAAMIATCVANDWPFHDDTNAQGAEWGPNDYRSPNHPLQKAIRTAVEDSAGEKVSYVAVDGCGAPILAITLSGLARSFGLFAAAAPDTLEGKVANAFRAHPEYASGSRRDESALMRAIPGLFCKAGAESVYAVGLADGRGLAVKIDDGTPRARAVVMAATLQKLGVDHEEITKQTRSPLYGGGIEVGAVQPHPKAFA, encoded by the coding sequence GTGACCGAACCTGTGCTCCTGGCCGACGTCGTCCGCAGCGGTTTCGTCGAGGGCCATCATCGTGGCTCCGTCGTGGTGACCGCGCCCGACGGCTCCGTCGAGTGGTCGGCCGGCGTGATCGACCAGCCGATGTTCCCGCGCTCGTCGAACAAGCCGATGCAGGCGCTCGGCATGCTCCGCAACGGCCTGGAGCTGGACGGCGAACTACTCGCGCTCGCCGGCGCTTCCCACTCGGGTGAGTCGTTCCACCTGGACGGCGTACGCCGGATCCTCGCCGGCGCAGGTCTCGACGAGTCGGCGCTGCGCACACCCCCGGCGTACCCGATCGACGACCAGGCTCGCGACGAGTGGGTCCGCGCCGGCCACGGCCTCGACCGCATCACCATGAACTGCTCGGGCAAGCACGCCGCCATGATTGCCACCTGCGTGGCCAACGACTGGCCGTTCCACGACGACACCAACGCTCAAGGTGCCGAGTGGGGACCGAACGACTACCGCTCCCCGAACCACCCGCTGCAGAAGGCGATCCGTACCGCCGTCGAGGACTCAGCCGGCGAGAAGGTCTCCTACGTCGCCGTCGACGGCTGCGGCGCCCCGATCCTCGCCATCACCCTGTCCGGCCTGGCCCGCTCCTTCGGCCTCTTCGCCGCCGCCGCGCCCGACACCCTTGAAGGCAAGGTCGCCAACGCCTTCCGCGCCCACCCCGAGTACGCCAGCGGCTCGCGGCGCGACGAGTCCGCCCTCATGCGCGCCATCCCCGGCCTCTTCTGCAAGGCCGGCGCCGAATCCGTCTACGCAGTAGGCCTCGCGGACGGCCGAGGCCTGGCAGTGAAGATCGACGACGGTACTCCGCGCGCCCGCGCCGTAGTGATGGCCGCGACGCTGCAGAAACTCGGCGTCGACCACGAGGAGATCACCAAGCAGACCCGTTCCCCGCTCTACGGCGGCGGCATCGAGGTCGGCGCGGTGCAGCCGCACCCCAAGGCCTTCGCCTGA
- a CDS encoding helix-turn-helix domain-containing protein, translating to MARLSDRAAGAVGSVGEYLAEQRRHAQLSLRQLSDLAGVSNPYLSQIERGLRKPSADVLQQLAKALRISAETLYVRAGILDPDESEDGARRTPGVVDAVLLDPALNERQKRVLLDVYASFVRENTTDGSEEPTTAPAPAKKPAAAKKTPAAKRTTTKTPLK from the coding sequence ATGGCCAGATTGAGTGATCGTGCAGCGGGTGCTGTCGGTTCGGTGGGGGAGTACCTCGCCGAGCAGCGCCGGCACGCGCAGTTGTCGTTGCGGCAGCTGTCCGATCTGGCCGGGGTGTCCAACCCGTACCTGAGTCAGATCGAGCGCGGGCTGCGCAAGCCGTCCGCGGATGTCCTGCAGCAGTTGGCGAAAGCCTTGCGGATCTCGGCGGAGACGCTGTACGTACGGGCCGGCATCCTTGATCCGGACGAGAGCGAGGACGGCGCACGGCGTACGCCGGGAGTGGTCGACGCCGTCTTGCTCGACCCTGCGCTGAACGAGCGGCAGAAGCGCGTACTGCTCGACGTGTACGCCTCGTTCGTCCGTGAGAACACGACCGACGGCTCCGAAGAGCCCACAACGGCACCCGCGCCGGCGAAGAAGCCCGCGGCGGCCAAGAAGACCCCTGCAGCAAAACGCACCACAACCAAGACCCCGCTGAAGTAA
- a CDS encoding DUF2516 family protein translates to MLALATFQNLFPGFVGPINVIWWIVLGLKLVALVDAAFRPRAVFVAADKLTKPGWVLILSAFTLSQIFQGGWLSFFGLIGIVAAGVYLVDARPALRAASGRGRGGWGIRRRRGPRPL, encoded by the coding sequence ATGCTCGCACTCGCCACGTTCCAGAACCTGTTCCCCGGGTTCGTTGGTCCCATCAACGTGATCTGGTGGATCGTGCTGGGTCTGAAGCTGGTCGCGCTGGTCGATGCGGCCTTCCGGCCCCGGGCGGTGTTCGTCGCCGCCGACAAGCTGACCAAGCCCGGCTGGGTGCTGATCCTGTCGGCCTTCACGCTGTCGCAGATCTTCCAGGGCGGCTGGCTGAGCTTCTTCGGGCTGATCGGTATCGTCGCCGCCGGTGTCTACCTGGTGGACGCCCGTCCCGCACTGCGGGCGGCATCCGGCCGGGGCCGCGGCGGCTGGGGCATTCGCCGCCGCCGGGGTCCCCGCCCGCTCTAG
- a CDS encoding L,D-transpeptidase family protein, with protein sequence MRWIRSALVVRNVLAVVVVTAIGGTAITASAAPEQQAGTAEVKPVPFEVSGELPIYPKALWSNGSSGAEVRKVEARLVQLKLLDQQWMDNDFGTMTRSAVKKFQKSKGIPPLGYVDQNTWAQLSAATHEPTQAELFPPAPVVNGKKLDQRCATGVALCIDKTTRKLRYVVNGVVKMQLDVRFGAQKTATREGGFTVGWKSRDHVSKLYDSKMPFAMFFSGGQAVHYSSDFAARGYNGASHGCVNVRDLAKIKILFDEVHVGDKVIVYRS encoded by the coding sequence ATGCGCTGGATTCGTAGTGCGCTGGTTGTTCGCAATGTGCTGGCGGTCGTGGTGGTGACCGCGATCGGCGGGACGGCGATCACCGCGTCGGCAGCGCCGGAGCAGCAGGCCGGTACCGCCGAAGTGAAGCCGGTGCCGTTCGAGGTGAGTGGCGAGCTGCCGATCTACCCGAAGGCCCTGTGGAGCAACGGGTCCAGCGGTGCCGAGGTGCGGAAGGTCGAGGCGCGGCTGGTGCAGCTCAAGCTGCTCGACCAGCAGTGGATGGACAACGACTTCGGCACCATGACCCGCTCAGCGGTGAAGAAGTTCCAGAAGTCCAAGGGCATCCCGCCGCTCGGGTACGTCGACCAGAACACCTGGGCCCAGCTGAGCGCCGCCACCCACGAGCCCACCCAGGCCGAGCTTTTCCCGCCGGCCCCGGTCGTGAACGGCAAGAAGCTCGACCAGCGTTGCGCGACAGGCGTCGCGCTCTGCATCGACAAGACCACCCGCAAGCTGCGGTACGTGGTGAACGGCGTCGTGAAGATGCAGCTGGACGTCCGGTTCGGCGCCCAGAAGACGGCCACCCGCGAAGGCGGTTTCACGGTCGGCTGGAAGAGCCGCGACCACGTCTCGAAGCTGTACGACTCGAAGATGCCGTTCGCGATGTTCTTCAGCGGCGGCCAGGCCGTGCACTACTCGTCGGACTTCGCGGCCCGCGGGTACAACGGCGCCTCGCACGGCTGCGTCAACGTCCGCGACCTCGCCAAGATCAAGATCCTCTTCGACGAGGTGCACGTCGGCGACAAGGTGATCGTCTACCGCTCGTAG
- a CDS encoding L,D-transpeptidase: MGILRKLGATTTAVAMLGVGVLTAATTAEAAPAAKTVVTTKAAVATKATAKKTVLVPGRRHIAKVCMTGRYLCINKKTRKVMFIVNGKLVAEGDARFGASKTPTRNGSFKVYRKSKNHVSSIYHSPMPDAMFFSGGQAVHYSSDFKARGYNGASHGCVNMRDRKKIDFIFSKVKVGDKVFVYNA, from the coding sequence ATGGGCATTCTGCGTAAGCTCGGCGCCACCACCACGGCGGTCGCGATGCTGGGAGTAGGCGTTCTCACCGCCGCGACGACGGCGGAGGCCGCTCCGGCTGCCAAGACCGTGGTGACCACCAAGGCCGCTGTCGCCACCAAGGCGACCGCGAAGAAGACGGTCCTGGTGCCGGGCAGACGGCACATTGCCAAGGTGTGCATGACCGGGCGTTACCTGTGCATCAACAAGAAGACGCGCAAGGTGATGTTCATCGTCAACGGCAAGCTGGTGGCCGAGGGCGACGCCCGCTTCGGGGCGAGCAAGACGCCGACGCGCAACGGATCGTTCAAGGTCTACCGCAAGTCGAAGAACCACGTCTCCTCGATCTACCACTCGCCGATGCCCGACGCGATGTTCTTCAGCGGCGGCCAGGCGGTGCACTACTCGTCGGACTTCAAGGCCCGCGGCTACAACGGCGCCTCGCACGGCTGCGTGAACATGCGCGACCGCAAGAAGATCGACTTCATCTTCAGCAAGGTCAAGGTCGGCGACAAGGTCTTCGTCTACAACGCCTGA
- the typA gene encoding translational GTPase TypA, producing the protein MPLRNDLRNVAIVAHVDHGKTTLVDAMLWQSGAFGAHQHVDERAMDSGDLEREKGITILAKNTAVRHKMANGEQMTLNIIDTPGHADFGGEVERGLSMVDAIVLLVDASEGPLPQTRFVLRKALARNMPVILVVNKVDRPDARISEVVDETYELFLDLLDHDADQSALDFPVVYASARAGRASLTQPADGGMPDSEDLEPLFETILANVPAPEYTEGAPLQAHVTNLDASPFLGRLALVRVHEGTLKKGSQVAWCKHDGTIQKVKITELLITEALERVPGDSAGPGDIVAIAGIPEIMIGDTLADPENPKALPFITVDEPAISMTIGTNSSPLAGRVKGTKVTARLVKDRLDRELIGNVSIKVLPTERPDTWEVQGRGELALAILVEQMRREGYELTVGKPQVVTKEIDGKRHEPVERLTIDCPEEYLGTVTQLLAVRKGRMEQMTNHGTGWVRMEFLVPARGLIGFRTEFLTDTRGTGIAHHVFEGYELWFGELRTRPSGSLVSDRTGVTTSYAMVNLQERGTMFCEPGTDVYEGMVVGENSRADDMDVNITREKKMTNVRSNADEFEKLVPARKLSLEQSLEFCREDECVEVTPDAIRIRKLALTQIERAKLGRKNKA; encoded by the coding sequence ATGCCCCTCCGTAATGATCTGCGCAACGTGGCCATCGTGGCCCACGTCGACCACGGGAAGACCACCCTGGTCGACGCGATGCTGTGGCAGTCCGGTGCCTTCGGAGCCCACCAGCACGTCGACGAACGAGCGATGGACTCGGGTGACCTGGAGCGTGAGAAGGGCATCACGATCCTCGCCAAGAACACCGCCGTCCGGCACAAGATGGCCAACGGCGAGCAGATGACGCTGAACATCATCGACACCCCCGGCCACGCCGACTTCGGTGGTGAGGTCGAGCGCGGCCTGTCGATGGTCGACGCGATCGTCCTGCTGGTGGACGCCTCCGAGGGCCCGCTGCCGCAGACCCGGTTCGTACTCCGCAAGGCCCTGGCCCGCAACATGCCGGTGATCCTCGTGGTGAACAAGGTGGACCGGCCGGACGCCCGGATCTCCGAGGTCGTCGACGAGACGTACGAGCTGTTCCTGGACCTGCTCGACCACGACGCCGACCAGTCCGCGCTGGACTTCCCCGTCGTTTACGCCTCGGCCCGCGCCGGTCGCGCCTCGCTGACTCAGCCGGCCGACGGCGGGATGCCGGACTCGGAGGACCTCGAGCCGCTGTTCGAGACCATCCTGGCGAACGTACCGGCCCCGGAGTACACCGAGGGCGCGCCGCTGCAGGCCCACGTCACCAACCTCGACGCCTCGCCGTTCCTCGGCCGGCTCGCCCTGGTCCGGGTGCACGAAGGCACCCTGAAGAAGGGCTCGCAGGTCGCCTGGTGCAAGCACGACGGCACCATCCAGAAGGTCAAGATCACCGAGCTGCTGATCACCGAGGCGCTCGAGCGCGTCCCCGGCGACTCGGCCGGCCCGGGCGACATCGTCGCCATCGCCGGTATCCCGGAGATCATGATCGGCGACACCCTGGCCGACCCGGAGAACCCGAAGGCGCTGCCGTTCATCACCGTGGACGAGCCGGCCATCTCGATGACCATCGGTACCAACAGCTCGCCGCTGGCCGGCCGGGTCAAGGGCACCAAGGTCACCGCACGTCTGGTGAAGGACCGGCTCGACCGCGAACTCATCGGCAACGTGTCGATCAAGGTGCTGCCGACCGAGCGTCCCGACACCTGGGAGGTGCAGGGCCGTGGTGAGCTGGCGCTGGCCATCCTGGTCGAGCAGATGCGCCGCGAGGGCTACGAGCTGACCGTCGGCAAGCCGCAGGTGGTCACCAAGGAGATCGACGGCAAGCGGCACGAGCCGGTCGAGCGGCTGACCATCGACTGCCCCGAGGAGTACCTCGGCACCGTCACCCAGCTGCTCGCGGTCCGCAAGGGCCGGATGGAGCAGATGACCAACCACGGCACCGGCTGGGTCCGGATGGAGTTCCTGGTCCCGGCGCGCGGCCTGATCGGCTTCCGGACCGAGTTCCTCACCGACACCCGCGGTACGGGCATCGCGCACCACGTGTTCGAGGGCTACGAGTTGTGGTTCGGCGAGCTGCGGACCCGTCCGTCGGGCTCGCTCGTCTCGGACCGTACCGGCGTCACCACGTCGTACGCGATGGTGAACCTGCAGGAGCGCGGCACGATGTTCTGCGAGCCCGGTACCGATGTGTACGAGGGCATGGTGGTCGGCGAGAACTCGCGCGCCGACGACATGGACGTGAACATCACCCGTGAGAAGAAGATGACCAACGTCCGGTCGAACGCGGACGAGTTCGAGAAGCTGGTCCCGGCGCGCAAGCTGTCGCTGGAGCAGTCGCTGGAATTCTGCCGCGAGGACGAGTGTGTCGAAGTCACTCCGGACGCCATCCGGATCCGTAAACTCGCGCTGACTCAGATCGAGCGCGCGAAGCTCGGCCGCAAGAACAAGGCCTGA
- a CDS encoding TetR/AcrR family transcriptional regulator, whose product MPRSASTNREQRHKSRERILSAALEVFAEKGYEAASISDVTQRAEVSRGLVTYYFATKQSLAAELLDRWLDGIGAILTLQGNADERLAGIIDGTLMAAASTLEIQRLAISLMMQPATHDVFAEVEAAKNDQVVEIEDAIRSIFADRGAADPAVEEMLLRATLEGVTVKLAIYPQTFPVEAVRRRLYVSYGLPEPAAPLPINSPVADRLRAK is encoded by the coding sequence GTGCCGCGATCGGCCAGTACGAACCGTGAGCAGCGCCACAAGTCGCGTGAGCGCATCCTGAGCGCTGCCCTCGAGGTGTTCGCCGAGAAGGGCTACGAGGCCGCGTCGATCTCCGACGTCACCCAGCGCGCCGAGGTCTCCCGTGGCCTGGTCACCTACTACTTCGCCACCAAGCAGTCACTCGCCGCCGAACTCCTCGATCGCTGGCTGGACGGCATCGGCGCGATCCTCACCCTGCAAGGGAATGCGGACGAGCGGCTGGCCGGCATCATCGACGGCACCCTGATGGCGGCCGCATCGACACTGGAGATCCAGCGGCTGGCGATCTCGCTGATGATGCAGCCGGCCACCCATGACGTCTTCGCCGAGGTCGAGGCGGCCAAGAACGACCAGGTGGTGGAGATCGAGGACGCGATCCGGTCGATCTTCGCCGACCGCGGCGCGGCTGATCCGGCCGTCGAGGAGATGTTGCTCAGGGCAACACTCGAAGGCGTGACGGTAAAGCTGGCGATCTACCCGCAGACGTTCCCGGTAGAGGCAGTCCGGCGCCGCCTGTACGTGTCGTACGGCCTCCCGGAGCCCGCGGCGCCGCTGCCGATCAACTCACCTGTGGCCGATCGGCTGCGCGCCAAGTAG
- a CDS encoding type IV toxin-antitoxin system AbiEi family antitoxin domain-containing protein — protein sequence MKEVEGTLPNTFTTRTALGLGVHSRDLYAWRDDGSILELSRGVFRRADAPEPSYPDLLAVAHRSPGAVVCCVSAAAVHDLTDELPVTVQIAVPTRSRTPRIDYPPTTAFRFDEDTFEVGLSRIEAAPGESVRIYSPTRTVVDLMRLRGRLGEPLAYSALQRYLRSRSAKPGVLLDFADKLGVYGPVRRALDVASAG from the coding sequence ATGAAAGAGGTCGAGGGGACGTTGCCGAACACGTTCACCACGCGTACAGCCCTGGGGCTTGGAGTGCATTCGCGCGACCTCTATGCCTGGCGCGACGACGGCAGCATCCTCGAACTCTCGCGGGGTGTCTTCCGCCGTGCCGACGCTCCGGAGCCCTCATATCCGGACCTGCTGGCGGTTGCCCATCGGTCTCCAGGCGCCGTCGTCTGTTGCGTCTCAGCCGCGGCCGTCCACGACCTGACCGATGAACTGCCTGTGACGGTCCAGATCGCCGTACCTACTCGCTCGAGGACGCCGCGAATCGACTATCCCCCGACAACAGCTTTCCGTTTCGACGAGGACACCTTCGAGGTCGGTCTCTCCCGGATCGAAGCGGCGCCCGGTGAATCGGTGCGCATTTACAGCCCGACCCGAACCGTGGTCGATCTGATGCGTTTACGAGGGCGGCTGGGTGAACCGTTGGCCTACTCAGCCCTTCAGCGCTATCTGCGGTCGCGGTCGGCCAAGCCCGGGGTGCTTCTCGATTTCGCCGACAAACTAGGTGTCTACGGTCCGGTACGCCGGGCGCTCGACGTCGCGAGCGCCGGATGA
- a CDS encoding nucleotidyl transferase AbiEii/AbiGii toxin family protein, translating into MSRPTRQSQGGRVYLDLQNRARREKRGTQELLTLYVVERWLARLARSQYVEDFVLKGGMLLAAFGQRRPTVDADALARNLARDAAAVAARVAAIAAQPDPEDGVEFLIDTVKTAAIRDDALYSGVRIVMEARIATAAVKFRLDVNIGDPVTPAAQLIRLPSLRPESPAIRVLGYPVETVLAEKLSTAVALGAASTRVRDYTDIYTLAATQPLNHRAVRAALLATARFRDIDLQPLSAVVGNLVELRTGAYLAYRRGLGPDGDHLPSEFAEVLATVVAFGDPLMIEDPAAGDWDPVRRSWTAPVRRMHLPS; encoded by the coding sequence ATGAGCCGCCCGACCAGGCAGAGCCAGGGCGGCCGTGTCTACCTCGATCTGCAGAATCGTGCCCGCCGCGAGAAGCGGGGAACCCAGGAACTCCTCACCTTGTACGTGGTCGAACGATGGCTTGCCCGGCTCGCCAGGTCGCAGTACGTCGAAGACTTCGTTCTGAAGGGAGGGATGCTGCTTGCTGCCTTCGGTCAGCGACGGCCGACAGTCGATGCGGACGCGCTGGCGCGCAACCTGGCACGTGATGCTGCGGCCGTGGCGGCTCGGGTCGCCGCCATCGCGGCACAGCCCGATCCCGAGGACGGCGTCGAGTTCCTCATCGACACGGTGAAGACAGCGGCGATCCGCGATGACGCGTTGTACTCCGGGGTGCGAATCGTCATGGAGGCCCGGATCGCTACTGCCGCGGTCAAATTCCGTCTGGATGTCAATATCGGGGACCCGGTCACCCCTGCGGCTCAGCTGATCCGGCTTCCCTCCCTGCGGCCTGAGTCGCCGGCGATCCGCGTGCTGGGATATCCGGTCGAGACGGTGCTCGCGGAGAAACTCAGTACAGCCGTCGCTCTCGGCGCCGCCAGTACTCGAGTGCGGGACTACACCGACATCTACACATTGGCGGCGACGCAGCCGCTGAACCATCGGGCGGTCCGAGCCGCCTTGCTGGCTACTGCACGGTTTCGTGACATCGACCTGCAGCCGCTGTCCGCGGTTGTCGGCAATTTGGTGGAGCTCAGAACTGGCGCCTACCTGGCCTATCGTCGCGGCCTCGGCCCGGACGGTGACCATCTGCCGTCCGAATTCGCCGAGGTGCTCGCAACTGTCGTCGCCTTCGGCGATCCCCTGATGATCGAGGATCCGGCGGCTGGCGACTGGGATCCGGTCCGTCGTAGTTGGACAGCGCCCGTCAGACGGATGCATCTTCCGAGCTGA